One region of Chaetodon auriga isolate fChaAug3 chromosome 5, fChaAug3.hap1, whole genome shotgun sequence genomic DNA includes:
- the gpx8 gene encoding putative glutathione peroxidase 8, with translation MEALGGYPAKSSSPKAKKLTVLLSMTVGVGCLFLLQTQLVKPRKPADFYSFEVKDAKGRTVSLEKYRGKASLVVNVASHSEQTEANYRSLQALHRELGTSHFNVLAFPCGQFGDTETMTSRDIEAFAKSTYGVTFPFFSRIKIMGSEADPAFSFLTDSVKKIPKWNFWKFLVNPEGKVVRFWRADESMESVREEVTALVREIILKRRGEL, from the exons ATGGAGGCCTTAGGGGGCTACCCTGCCAAGTCCTCCAGCCCAAAAGCGAAGAAGCTGACGGTCCTGCTCAGCATGACAGTCGGTGTGGGCTGTTTATTCCTGCTGCAGACGCAGCTGGTGAAGCCGAGAAAACCTGCGGATTTTTATTCTTTCGAGGTCAAAGACGCGAAGGGGAGGACGGTCTCTCTGGAGAAGTACCGAGGAAAA GCGTCTTTGGTTGTAAACGTGGCGAGTCACAGCGAGCAGACGGAGGCGAACTACAGGTCTCTGCAGGCGCTGCACCGGGAGCTGGGCACCTCTCACTTCAACGTCCTGGCCTTTCCCTGCGGCCAGTTCGGGGACACCGAGACCATGACCAGCCGGGACATCGAGGCTTTCGCGAAGTCCACCTACGGCGTCACGTTCCCCTTCTTCAGCAGGATCAAAATAATGGGCTCAGAGGCTGACCCTGCCTTCAGCTTCCTCACAG ATTCTGTCAAGAAAATCCCAAAGTGGAACTTCTGGAAGTTTCTGGTGAACCCAGAGGGGAAGGTGGTCCGCTTCTGGCGAGCGGACGAGTCCATGGAGAGCGTTCGGGAAGAGGTGACGGCGTTGGTGCGAGAAATCATCCTGAAGAGGCGGGGGGAGCTATGA